In Pirellulales bacterium, the DNA window TCAACGCTTGCTCGCCGAAGCACGCCAGGCAATTGCAGAGAATCGGTTTGTGGAGTTTAAGGCCGCGAAACTACTGCGCTGGAGCAACGGCGGCTTTGCAGATCAATGACCCGTGGTCCCAAATCAATGACCCGTGTGAAGAATAACAATTTGGTCATTGGCATTTAGCTCCGCCACTTCGTGTTGTCATTCGGCATTGCTTTCCCCTGCCCTTCCCCTATACGCCGCAAAGGCTTAAGATACGCAATTCGCCCTGGACTACCGGGCGATTTCCATTCCGTGTCACCCATGGGGAACCCCGTGCCGACCGCCGTTTATAGCTGTGTAAATTTTGTACTGCTGTTGGCTGCTGACGAGAAAGCTCCCGCCGCCGGGGGCGGCGCTGCCGGGTCGCAGGGCGGAAGCATTGTGCAAATGATGTTTCCGCTGATTCTGATTTTTGTGCTGTTTTACTTTCTGATGATGCGCCCCGAAAAGCGCAAGCAAGCGGATCATAAAGCCCTGCTGGAAGCGCTAAAAAAGAACGATCGAGTGGTCACCATTGGCGGCATTTATGGGGTCGTGGCGAACGTGCAACGGGATGCCGATCGGGTAACCATTAAAGTCGACGAGACCACCAATA includes these proteins:
- the yajC gene encoding preprotein translocase subunit YajC, which codes for MPTAVYSCVNFVLLLAADEKAPAAGGGAAGSQGGSIVQMMFPLILIFVLFYFLMMRPEKRKQADHKALLEALKKNDRVVTIGGIYGVVANVQRDADRVTIKVDETTNTKLDVTFGAIARVVVEQSETEAK